In the Drosophila willistoni isolate 14030-0811.24 chromosome 3R, UCI_dwil_1.1, whole genome shotgun sequence genome, AACTAAACTATTGCTATGGATTAATCAATTCTATAATTAACCAATTATGTTTGTTGACTATCGTTAAGTTTgctaaatatttgtttcaagtgtatgcaaaaaaagaaaataatcacAAAGCTAAATAAATGCATTATACAtaaaacagcaacagcagttgAAATCCTGACCTACATATGCATTTACGAGGGCGGTCTTAAATGTTTTTACATTCGActgaaaagccaaaaacatTTTCCTTTCATTCCTttgattacattttaaaaagtTGCTAAATATTTGAAGCCTAAGTGGGTTAAAAATGCGATTATTGTACCTAAACAATATAGAAATTATCAACTCacaagttgaaatatttgtagtatttatattttcaagACGAAGGTTACATAGAATAATGTAATGTAAAATGGTCATAATTTTTCCGTTTTAATCTTTGTGATGACTTAAATCCGTATAGTTGGATATCAATTGATAGGACTTTTTAACCTGCCCTTGTATACAAATCCTAATACGGATGCCTACGCACCTAGAATAGGGTAATTCTATTTTTTACTCTAAGAGAATGATAAGCTCGCTTCCGAGAAAAGTTTACCAAAAGTTGGATGTTTCGCCGGAAGATTGCGCATTATTTATACGaaagatatagatatatgaatggcatatatgtatatatgtatgtagatgcgATAAGCCCAGCACATGTGATAAACTGAAGGCACttgattaatattttaattaaatcaaaagaagtgaaaagaaaaaacaaaaaccaatgaCCCGATTTACTAGCCATATAAAAGACAGCCGATGGCATAATGTCAACAGTTGTTCGAGAGTCTTCCAAAAACAATCAACATGAAATGTAAGTAACCATTCTAAAAGAGAGAAATTCGGTTTAATAGTTATTCTGGATCCTTGCAGTCTTCCATTTACTTCTGACCCTCTGTCTGGCCATTCTTTTGTGCGTTGGACCAATGGTTCAGGCCCAAGTGCCCTCAATTCCAACAGATGCGCCTACTCCCCCAACTGGATCTGGCGGTAGCGAAGCCACGACCAGTTCTGGCTTCCCCGGACCACCAACAGCAGCCAGCACCGCAGCGACTCCCGAAGTTAGTACCATTTACCCAGAGTACGGCGTCTAAGGGGCTATTTCCAAGAgtcaaattaaatattctgTTAAAGCAATCAATGAATCGGtgtttacatttacatttaaatataGCATAAACGGATATTTATTGTCCAACATAAAACTAGACGCATATAAATTACACaatacacaacacacacacacacacacacttcgTTACATATATAATCCACTATATGTAAGGGGGTATGCGAGGATGAAGCCCAAACTGGAGGCGACTAAGTTGCCTTACAGTTTAGCTTGTTGCCACATTGCGTCGAAAGGATCCGCGAACCTGAATCTGCAGTTGTTCGCTACTGCAATCATCTCGGCCCGACTGCAATTCGACAAATAGATAATTAGACAATCGATAAACAACTAAAGCTATCCCAATCTCACAACTGACCTTGCAAAAGTTCTGTTCCAGCAGTTCCATAGCCGTCAAACGCTGTTTTGGATCATGTTGCAGACAATGGTCAATGAAATCGTGACCCTCCTGTGAAAGACTCTCAGGTGCCTGAGGTTTCTCTCCCATTCCTACTTTAAACATGATTTGGAAATTAGAATCGAATTGAGCCCAAGGccgctaaaaaaaaaaaaatacaacaattaACTTTGCAGCTCTATAAAACATTAGTTTGATTAATATTAATAGTCAAGACTGTCCATTTTAGTCCATGAGTTATAAAGGTAAAGCTTACAATTTAGTTAGTCCAAATTTGGAACTCATCACTTATACACAGATTGTGGGCAACTCGAAAAGCCAGAAAACTATTCTTGATTTGCTCTTTGATATGATTTCTTAATAAGTTAATCAAAACCTTGTTCGATCATAGTATGTTTGGTTGAAAACGGGGAAAATAATGTCCATCCTTGGAATGTGGAAGGTAAAGACAACCCCAATGGATATAACATACATCCCTTGGGCTGTACGGCATTTCCTCAATCAGATCAAGCAATTAAGGCAGCTCACGAATGACTCATTTGATAATGCCTACTGCTGATTCCGCATTTAAAAAGTGATACCTAAGTTCCCACAACTTACGAAACATGCCAGTAATTTGTACTATTATCAGATATCGGTTATCAGTTTAGTGCTCACCTTGCCCGAGGCCATCTCGACGACAACGCAACCCACCGACCAGATATCAGCGGCGCGTCCATGGCCATCGCTGTTCGTCTTGGTAAACACCTCTGGAGCCATGTAGGCCTGGGTGCCCACATAACCTTGCAGTTCACCGGGGACAGTGGTGTGGGCCTGGATCTTCACCGCCGATCCAAAGTCTCCCAGTTTCAGGCTGTTGCTGCCGTCCACGAGGAAAATGTTAGCAGTCTTGATGTCGCGATGCACTATTCCGTGTTTGTGCAACTCGGCCACGCCCGACAGCAGTTGGGCGGTGAAACGACGGGCCAATGCTTCGGGCAATCCGCCAGTCAGCTCCACCAGGGACTCCAGAGTACCCTCGGAGCAGAGCTCCATGAAAATGAGCAACTCTTCGCGATGCACTTCGATGCCGTAGTAGCGCACAAGATTTTTATGCTTGATGCCCTCAAGAATCTTCAGCTCTTCAGCAACATTCTTAAGAGCACGAGTCTCGCCTGGCTGAATGGCGATCTCCTTCATGGCCATCAGTTCACCCGTGTTGTTATTGACAGCCGTGTACACTTTGCCGAAGCGTCCCTGACCAATCTTGATGCCGCGATGCCAGCGGAAGTGCACACTGCGAGCTCGGATGTGCACCTTGTCGCTGGAATTAAGTGCCTTGACCTGGCCAATAAGTCGCCGATCCCGCAGACGCTCTTCGAGATCCAGATCCAAGCGATTGACAGCATCGCGAACTCTTTCCTGCCTCAAGGCAAGCGGTGTGCTCGCTGAGGCTGAAGTGGGTGGCGGAGTCTGAGGTACCAGGAGGCGGAGCTCGCCGTTTGGACTGCTCTGGCAAGGTGTGTCCACGTAATCCGCGCTATCCACGGAACTGTACACATTCGACGACTGCTGCAGCATATCCTCCTTGAGGCTAAACTGCGGATGAAGCAATTTGTTGTACGGTGGCGATTGCAGCGGCGGTGTATTGGGATTCAAAACGATGCCAGCTGACATGGGCGTTCGTGTGGGCGTCCGGGAACGCGAGGTAGCCGGCGACGATGTTTTGCGTGTGCGTGGTGAGGCCTTCTTGCGCGCCACCTTCTCCGGCTCTGAGGTAATGCCAATCACATGTGAGATGCAGCGGTCCATTTGCTGTTTAAGTTCCTCGAACTGATGCTCGTTAAGATGCTGGGTGATCTGCGGATCACATGCCAAAATGAGAAACTCTAGCCCTTGGGAGGCCCAACGTGGTCGCATGCCGCGTCCCCGCTCGCATCTCTCCATGACGAAGTGCATCCACATCTTGGCATACGTGATGATGCCCAGCGCCAGGTCAACGGTGTGGGCGCCGCTGTCTTTCTGGTCCATAATTCGCTGTTCAAACAGCCGTATCACATCCTTGTGATACTCGAACCCAAATTTATAGCCCTGATGGAGAATCTCACGGGTCCGAGACAGCACCGCCTGGCGATCCTGTTCGTCCAGGTCGCGCATATTGTTCATGCAGCATCGCTTCTGCACGCCCTCAATGATCTCGGTCAATTTGTTGCGCACCTCTAGGACATCTTGCTGCAGCAACTTGAAGGCAGCCTTCACATCCGAACAGATAAAGTCGTGCTGCTGAGTGGCCACATCGTGCTCGTAGTGCTCCCGATGGAAATCCGTTGTCTCCACATCGCGACAGAAGGTCTTGGCAAAGAAGAGCACCTTAATGGAGCGCTCCCGCTCCACGGTCAACAAAGCCTGAGTCTCGCGGCAAATGGTCAACAGTTGCCACTTAAGTTCCTCATTGTCGTCATTGTCTGCCGCCCCGGCTATCTGCTTGTCCAGCTCGGCGGAGCGTTGCACTAGCCGTGTTGCAATGCTACGCAGCAACTTGCTGATGATGCCGCAAAATTTCTGCGAGGCCAACGTATGCATGCCCTTGATCATGGGACTAATCAGCTTGGTGAACATCCACTCCTTCTCCAGCACAGACTTTTGATTTGTCTCCGGCACGGCAACCAGCACCAACTGATCGATGTACTCCAAATAGAGCTCAAAGGTCTTTCGTACCGTCGCATCGTAGTGATTGAGAATACTAATGTACTTTCCCATCTCCGTCTCATTCTCGACCAGAGCTGTCGTTATGTGCCTCTGGTAGCGTTCACGGTGCGTCAATGCTAGCGTTAGGCCTTCGCGCAGCTCCTTCATCAACTGCTCCAGACTGAGTGGATTGGGACGCACTGGCCGAGTCTCGAGTCGCATGCGGAGGAACTCATGCATAAACTGCAACGGGATTCCGCTGAGGAATACAAAGGTGGGAATGTATGAGGGCAGATTGATCGATTGGGCCTCCTCGCTCCAGTAGCCGTATGTGCGCAGTTCGATGACCTGCTCGCGACTTATATGCGGATCCAGGCGTGGCACATCTTCCTCGATGGCTTCCGCATCCAGTTCCACGTCGTAGTCCTCTGTGCCAGGTTTCTCCAGAGCAATGTGCGCCTTGTACAGCGCCACATTGTGCAGCTTGTGCAGGAATGCGAGAGACTTGGCCAGGCCTCGGCATTTAAGGACATTCTCGATGAACTTGCGATACAAGGCCGAGGACTGCTCTCCATCGTTGCTGCAGGTACCCAATGGCTCGAcactaaatatatttatgtcGTGCATAGATCCTTTTCGCAACTGTGGACACTCATTTGATATTGACAGCTGACTGATCTCCGTCGAGGTGGATCTGCAAAGGAATCAGTGTAAATTAATTGTCGGACTTATCGATTCGACCCTAGTCATTATTACTCACTCATTACTACTGGAAGTTTCGCCGGGCACATGTGTGCTATCGTTGAGCATGAACTGCACCTTAGCGCAGGACATGCTTCCATTACCATTGGGACACCCACCACCCGCTCTTCTCCCGCCAGCCACACTGGGCGGTTTCGAGGAGTCTATGGAATTGACAGCCGAGTCGTTCTCGTTCTCCACT is a window encoding:
- the LOC6650423 gene encoding mitogen-activated protein kinase kinase kinase 4 isoform X1, giving the protein MSNNRRRVRTIDLVALQGLQIPPAAATTDHEEQQQQQQQKSEEEEATKPPVPPIRLRREQSVDEDVARVEFRVKQAASRPVQMLNARIGTLEEDLHPDDELAAHYEEFGTTPPRTRLKIKNRDWERKQKVANVVASTDSPASAGGTPKKGMSRMARSRVLRRNTMDCALLNEMFVNDEKRTDKRLQSLLRDSEREMKNSLATAAVPPPRGNSFHEGAHPLESLDKIMPLSSDVSAPLPLRIASKVVESCNRYRCVSSRPIGCRSSAPPLAFASQLLPAGILKGDGKQKAGLGKRKDFHETFANLIKLGSVDRQEAKPSQEEHTWQTELKDLIWLELQAWQADRTVEQQDKYLFDARLGVSDLLTQIISYRFQPRYRREPSLISLDSGIHSDGNSNASSPLPSKMCQGCISLYCKDCMDQQELALREVEDMLTRLEVAESLYPSSQAMGASHPIYKSQSFVGRIKSMCLWYNITKQNKLKLSILGKILARLQDEKFSWPVQTSYIGSDSGNSSSSGVENENDSAVNSIDSSKPPSVAGGRRAGGGCPNGNGSMSCAKVQFMLNDSTHVPGETSSSNESTSTEISQLSISNECPQLRKGSMHDINIFSVEPLGTCSNDGEQSSALYRKFIENVLKCRGLAKSLAFLHKLHNVALYKAHIALEKPGTEDYDVELDAEAIEEDVPRLDPHISREQVIELRTYGYWSEEAQSINLPSYIPTFVFLSGIPLQFMHEFLRMRLETRPVRPNPLSLEQLMKELREGLTLALTHRERYQRHITTALVENETEMGKYISILNHYDATVRKTFELYLEYIDQLVLVAVPETNQKSVLEKEWMFTKLISPMIKGMHTLASQKFCGIISKLLRSIATRLVQRSAELDKQIAGAADNDDNEELKWQLLTICRETQALLTVERERSIKVLFFAKTFCRDVETTDFHREHYEHDVATQQHDFICSDVKAAFKLLQQDVLEVRNKLTEIIEGVQKRCCMNNMRDLDEQDRQAVLSRTREILHQGYKFGFEYHKDVIRLFEQRIMDQKDSGAHTVDLALGIITYAKMWMHFVMERCERGRGMRPRWASQGLEFLILACDPQITQHLNEHQFEELKQQMDRCISHVIGITSEPEKVARKKASPRTRKTSSPATSRSRTPTRTPMSAGIVLNPNTPPLQSPPYNKLLHPQFSLKEDMLQQSSNVYSSVDSADYVDTPCQSSPNGELRLLVPQTPPPTSASASTPLALRQERVRDAVNRLDLDLEERLRDRRLIGQVKALNSSDKVHIRARSVHFRWHRGIKIGQGRFGKVYTAVNNNTGELMAMKEIAIQPGETRALKNVAEELKILEGIKHKNLVRYYGIEVHREELLIFMELCSEGTLESLVELTGGLPEALARRFTAQLLSGVAELHKHGIVHRDIKTANIFLVDGSNSLKLGDFGSAVKIQAHTTVPGELQGYVGTQAYMAPEVFTKTNSDGHGRAADIWSVGCVVVEMASGKRPWAQFDSNFQIMFKVGMGEKPQAPESLSQEGHDFIDHCLQHDPKQRLTAMELLEQNFCKSGRDDCSSEQLQIQVRGSFRRNVATS
- the LOC111519480 gene encoding uncharacterized protein LOC111519480; translation: MKFFHLLLTLCLAILLCVGPMVQAQVPSIPTDAPTPPTGSGGSEATTSSGFPGPPTAASTAATPEVSTIYPEYGV
- the LOC6650423 gene encoding mitogen-activated protein kinase kinase kinase 4 isoform X2, which gives rise to MRRKKVEFRVKQAASRPVQMLNARIGTLEEDLHPDDELAAHYEEFGTTPPRTRLKIKNRDWERKQKVANVVASTDSPASAGGTPKKGMSRMARSRVLRRNTMDCALLNEMFVNDEKRTDKRLQSLLRDSEREMKNSLATAAVPPPRGNSFHEGAHPLESLDKIMPLSSDVSAPLPLRIASKVVESCNRYRCVSSRPIGCRSSAPPLAFASQLLPAGILKGDGKQKAGLGKRKDFHETFANLIKLGSVDRQEAKPSQEEHTWQTELKDLIWLELQAWQADRTVEQQDKYLFDARLGVSDLLTQIISYRFQPRYRREPSLISLDSGIHSDGNSNASSPLPSKMCQGCISLYCKDCMDQQELALREVEDMLTRLEVAESLYPSSQAMGASHPIYKSQSFVGRIKSMCLWYNITKQNKLKLSILGKILARLQDEKFSWPVQTSYIGSDSGNSSSSGVENENDSAVNSIDSSKPPSVAGGRRAGGGCPNGNGSMSCAKVQFMLNDSTHVPGETSSSNESTSTEISQLSISNECPQLRKGSMHDINIFSVEPLGTCSNDGEQSSALYRKFIENVLKCRGLAKSLAFLHKLHNVALYKAHIALEKPGTEDYDVELDAEAIEEDVPRLDPHISREQVIELRTYGYWSEEAQSINLPSYIPTFVFLSGIPLQFMHEFLRMRLETRPVRPNPLSLEQLMKELREGLTLALTHRERYQRHITTALVENETEMGKYISILNHYDATVRKTFELYLEYIDQLVLVAVPETNQKSVLEKEWMFTKLISPMIKGMHTLASQKFCGIISKLLRSIATRLVQRSAELDKQIAGAADNDDNEELKWQLLTICRETQALLTVERERSIKVLFFAKTFCRDVETTDFHREHYEHDVATQQHDFICSDVKAAFKLLQQDVLEVRNKLTEIIEGVQKRCCMNNMRDLDEQDRQAVLSRTREILHQGYKFGFEYHKDVIRLFEQRIMDQKDSGAHTVDLALGIITYAKMWMHFVMERCERGRGMRPRWASQGLEFLILACDPQITQHLNEHQFEELKQQMDRCISHVIGITSEPEKVARKKASPRTRKTSSPATSRSRTPTRTPMSAGIVLNPNTPPLQSPPYNKLLHPQFSLKEDMLQQSSNVYSSVDSADYVDTPCQSSPNGELRLLVPQTPPPTSASASTPLALRQERVRDAVNRLDLDLEERLRDRRLIGQVKALNSSDKVHIRARSVHFRWHRGIKIGQGRFGKVYTAVNNNTGELMAMKEIAIQPGETRALKNVAEELKILEGIKHKNLVRYYGIEVHREELLIFMELCSEGTLESLVELTGGLPEALARRFTAQLLSGVAELHKHGIVHRDIKTANIFLVDGSNSLKLGDFGSAVKIQAHTTVPGELQGYVGTQAYMAPEVFTKTNSDGHGRAADIWSVGCVVVEMASGKRPWAQFDSNFQIMFKVGMGEKPQAPESLSQEGHDFIDHCLQHDPKQRLTAMELLEQNFCKSGRDDCSSEQLQIQVRGSFRRNVATS
- the LOC6650423 gene encoding mitogen-activated protein kinase kinase kinase 4 isoform X3; amino-acid sequence: MSNNRRRVRTIDLVALQGLQIPPAAATTDHEEQQQQQQQKSEEEEATKPPVPPIRLRREQSVDEDVARSTDSPASAGGTPKKGMSRMARSRVLRRNTMDCALLNEMFVNDEKRTDKRLQSLLRDSEREMKNSLATAAVPPPRGNSFHEGAHPLESLDKIMPLSSDVSAPLPLRIASKVVESCNRYRCVSSRPIGCRSSAPPLAFASQLLPAGILKGDGKQKAGLGKRKDFHETFANLIKLGSVDRQEAKPSQEEHTWQTELKDLIWLELQAWQADRTVEQQDKYLFDARLGVSDLLTQIISYRFQPRYRREPSLISLDSGIHSDGNSNASSPLPSKMCQGCISLYCKDCMDQQELALREVEDMLTRLEVAESLYPSSQAMGASHPIYKSQSFVGRIKSMCLWYNITKQNKLKLSILGKILARLQDEKFSWPVQTSYIGSDSGNSSSSGVENENDSAVNSIDSSKPPSVAGGRRAGGGCPNGNGSMSCAKVQFMLNDSTHVPGETSSSNESTSTEISQLSISNECPQLRKGSMHDINIFSVEPLGTCSNDGEQSSALYRKFIENVLKCRGLAKSLAFLHKLHNVALYKAHIALEKPGTEDYDVELDAEAIEEDVPRLDPHISREQVIELRTYGYWSEEAQSINLPSYIPTFVFLSGIPLQFMHEFLRMRLETRPVRPNPLSLEQLMKELREGLTLALTHRERYQRHITTALVENETEMGKYISILNHYDATVRKTFELYLEYIDQLVLVAVPETNQKSVLEKEWMFTKLISPMIKGMHTLASQKFCGIISKLLRSIATRLVQRSAELDKQIAGAADNDDNEELKWQLLTICRETQALLTVERERSIKVLFFAKTFCRDVETTDFHREHYEHDVATQQHDFICSDVKAAFKLLQQDVLEVRNKLTEIIEGVQKRCCMNNMRDLDEQDRQAVLSRTREILHQGYKFGFEYHKDVIRLFEQRIMDQKDSGAHTVDLALGIITYAKMWMHFVMERCERGRGMRPRWASQGLEFLILACDPQITQHLNEHQFEELKQQMDRCISHVIGITSEPEKVARKKASPRTRKTSSPATSRSRTPTRTPMSAGIVLNPNTPPLQSPPYNKLLHPQFSLKEDMLQQSSNVYSSVDSADYVDTPCQSSPNGELRLLVPQTPPPTSASASTPLALRQERVRDAVNRLDLDLEERLRDRRLIGQVKALNSSDKVHIRARSVHFRWHRGIKIGQGRFGKVYTAVNNNTGELMAMKEIAIQPGETRALKNVAEELKILEGIKHKNLVRYYGIEVHREELLIFMELCSEGTLESLVELTGGLPEALARRFTAQLLSGVAELHKHGIVHRDIKTANIFLVDGSNSLKLGDFGSAVKIQAHTTVPGELQGYVGTQAYMAPEVFTKTNSDGHGRAADIWSVGCVVVEMASGKRPWAQFDSNFQIMFKVGMGEKPQAPESLSQEGHDFIDHCLQHDPKQRLTAMELLEQNFCKSGRDDCSSEQLQIQVRGSFRRNVATS